In the Zingiber officinale cultivar Zhangliang chromosome 5A, Zo_v1.1, whole genome shotgun sequence genome, ATGTGCGCATATTTTCTTAAGTGTCCTATGAAAAGACAAGCTAGAAGCCTAGAAAGTGTCCTcgatatctttctttaattagtAAGCATGCATATCTTTGATGCGAAAAGCTGGAAacttctaaagtacgatttacTTGTGGAACATGCTCTGTTGTCAGTGACACAAACCTCTAAAAGAATACGAGGAGATACGCGGGTGGATCCCATTATAAGCTGACAAATGTCCGCTCGATTTGGGCACTACTACTTGGTCGTGCTGAACAACACCATCCTCCTTTACTAAACTTTGTCATAGTCGGAAGGATGCCTTTCTCCCAAATGGACATGCCACCCGCTCAGACGAGACGGTGGCCGGGAGCTGTACTTTCTGTTTGTCTCTTAGCTCTATGTTGTCTGCTTGCCTTCGCATGCCCGGTCGGACATGACCGGTTCGCTCGGCCATAACCGACCCGTTTGGCGTCGCCTGACTTTAGCCTCCACATCAACCGGTCTTCCTTGCTTTGGCCTATTTTTAGTGGGGCCCTTTTTTATTACCATATCATATATCTTATAGAGACAGAGGGATAAGATTTCTCATGGAGATCCTTTTCAATAGTAAGATTCAATCACAAATATTTAATCTTAACCATTggacttttaattaatttttatggattttaaaaGTTTAGGTGTATTCAATATAGACTTTTATAAACTTTATAGAAATCTAGTGGtatccaaattatatttttatagaattttaaaaagtcatgttgtaaaataccgaaaaaatggtgaataatgataaggaaattttttggaacttttagaaatttttctgaaatttttcggaaatcgtatggacgagtttatggggataaaaatggggtccgggaaaatctgtttaggctaccttatttaagctaggaaaagttctattttctttttcttttcccttttccttttcttctttacTCGCCCGACTCTTTTCCTCTTCCCCCTTTTTCTCCCGACGCCGACTCCTTGCCAAAACCGCCACGCGACGgttccctctcctcttcccctttttCCGCGAACGTCTAAGCCCTCTCTGCCGTCTCTCTCAAGCGACGACGAGCCAAGGAAAGCCCTCTTTCCCTGAAACCCTAGCTTCCACCCGAGCCTTTCACCTCTTTCCTTTCTCTCAGCAAAGCGGCAGGCGGCTGATGCTAGGTCACCGTTTCGAGCCGGCTAGAGGAGGAGCATGCGGGAGCGGCGGCACAAGCAGAGGTCTTGGCAGGGGCTCCGACGAGCATTCGACGATGCGATGCTGAGGGACACCGGGGAGCTGGTGCTGATCCCGTACTAGGGCGACCTCGCCATCGGGGGTTGTCATCTATTTCACCGATTGTcacttctttctctccctctgcCGCCTTCgatctcctctgccgccaccactGCTTGGTATTGCCGTCATCGGAAAGGAGTAATCGACGAAAGGGTTAGGGCGGCCAACCTCTCTCGCTGCCGGATTCGAACAAAGCAGTGGTGATTTCATCGGGAAGGTTCACTGTTCTTCCGATGCACTAGAGTTCATCTCAGTGGCTTGCAAATCCGCCTTGGCgatttgttttggctgctgccATAGAAGCCACAAGGTTCCAGCATCACCTCCTCATCGAATCCTTGGTCCTCACAGGTAGTTAGAGGTAGAGGTAAGGTGCACGGGTTGTTCTAGAATTTGGTTGTTGTTGACTGTGATGATTTCTTGAGTTCCATTTTGATCTGGACACTGAAATGCAAGGTGTTTCTTGGTTCAGCAGCTGAGACATCAGATTTGGATAAGAAATGCTGGGTAGTAGATGTAGCATCGATCTGATTTCAGTTTACTGGTTGAGATATTGAGGTTAGTTATTTGCCCGATCATTGTAGCTCAGTCCATTTCTGCTATGGGATTAATAGGGAATTAAATTTATTATGAGTTAAGGTAATTAACAGATGCGTTAATTGATGATTAGTTTGTATTAGATTGATAAATGAGTAAGTTGGATCCAATTTGTGTTAGTTAATTTGGGTGGATTGTGTAGGGCAATCCAAATGGATGTTCATAATGAAATTAggaattttgtttagcttgttacattttgaatttagctaaataaaatatacacattgattgatacaggactttgattcgagacggtgtctcgacgagggatctattgcggatacgatcctttctattggaggcgggtaccttgacttatcttttataatgtcatgttgatatgtttagtaggttataacctttagtaataattatgtttgtcCTTGTTTCGATATGTCGCTACCGGATACCTATTATATGCTTGTTAGCTCACCtattatgcattttatgttagtactcacatgattatatatatttgttaatagaggtagtgacataccctgCCTTAGTGCCTTatgatgttcaggacctaggtttttatttataccatagcggacctgtataccctagatctgtggatttgacttgtTGATACTAGGgtatacattatatatatatggattggttcaggatattgtcatgcttagtgtcatgtatCATTTGCAttattgcatgctgcgcgatagtcttctccattattgttgagcacatcgccagtttcatcactgtcggtgctccgttggtccgctcatgggtagcgtgacgcagcgtggtagcacgttagtttgctcggtggtgctccgctgggacgctcatgggtagtgtactgcagcgtggtagcacgccgggatccctccccgtcattgtgtaccgggagatgagagcattgagctcccccatttatgatttagggtagaaggataggtgtactctgacagcatcccatccactcggtcactcatcaggagcagtgacgttagagtgcacggttgtcatagccatacccactcggtctcatcatTGTGTGTGatatggttgactggcgtcaggggtgaccatgtcattgacatcatatgcattgatgcatatactgattgtgtttgtcgCACTTATATACTGCATTTGAtcgatgcatatgtttgacatgcatacaggatttatgatactatCGGTTTGACGAcccgactattctgataggaggccctggtgaatacagttctcttcagcctattatattgtgcatttccagcttttgtccagaagattgtactccatagttattactgtctgttatagcttactatacatgtcaactggtatctgctgagttgttaaactcacccccgtggacactatctttttcaggtaccaggttgtttatggagtcgcttagagtatcctacctgccggtccccacgtcacatcagaagatttGTCTCCGTTTTAATTTATTTACatttttggtatatgaaatttctgtatttcgcTTTGTGTTTCAGTTatgtttttggagtgttgttttgttgtgtggtgtaagcctagccggctagcagtctttgtttatagttgtatgtgttgtctattggatttcccctgtgtttggttttggtagaGCCGAGTGAGTTGTtagctttacatataactgcgtggttgtgtttttattgtatcagccgagtaggctgcatataaactgcgtggttgtgtgtatattcagccgcctgtggctgaggtatattatgcatgtagaaatgattcagattgtcagccgtacaggggaggttctaccgaaatttcttcggacggggactcccccggggcgtgacacatgtggtattcaaacttgactttttaaaactctatgaaaatcttttggtatccaaagttttaataaattttcatgaatttttttagaaatccttggatataaattttaaccaataagAGCTCTCCAAAACACTTtgtacaattttaaaaataaaataaaaagtcttctcctcatccttgagatttctatagacttcaaatcgctttaattttttacaaataagtCCTTTCTCTTCCCGCTCctcgattttgattatttcttttatCTTAAAAGCTCATGTCCTTGTTCAACCACTCGGCGGCCTGCATCAACTTCTCAGCATGCATTTCATACGAAGCTGAGAGTCATTTGAAATGTCGTTCTCCGACGTTATAACGACAAAAGAATGGATCGGAATGGTTGGAAAGCTAGAATGGAACAGCAGCCGCTTGCAGCCTTTTCTTCGGCAACGACTCACAGCGACGGGCTGCAGGCGGAGATTTTTTCTTCAGTAGCTCGTGATGAGAAACAATGAGTGTCATCCGGTGAAGCATGCGGTGCCCCGGAAAGGaggaaaataaatagaaaaattatttgaggCGACCGGTAATCTTCCGTCGACTACTTGCGAGCAAGTCAAAGTCAAAGTCGATTTGGACGGCGGCACTGTGCGTAGAGGGAAGAGAAACTTGAGACAGtaggttttaatataaaatatattaataaatcaaattaattctcaatttaattaatagataatttaataaagtctAATCAAAATCGgcctaaaaatattctataaaatttattaaattttaaaattcctaaataaattttatatatttattttaataatattattactaatcaaattaataataataatattaattttattagtaattaaatttatcaattcaatattttattaaaagtttgaccaaattaAAGGGTTGACCAACATTTTTGTTAATTtggataaaaattataaataaaaatatttaaaatcattataatattttttgatttaaaattatattattacagttttttttaaaagtgagGTGTTATTTTCTCTTTGTTTTTAGCCCAAACAAGATAAAAGTATAAAaagttgaaaagatttttcatgGACAAGTATgctatttaatattttattaaaaaataagtttaattaggtattttaggttttgtttgaaaataaatattgTGCGAGATAATGATCACCTATGTTTTTTTAAGATTGAATACACCTCCTTAAATCCATAAATTTCCATGAAATTTACAAATGTATGTAAAAGTCTTGTAAAAAAGTCTAATGAAATTCAatcaaaaaatattctataaaatttattaaattttaaaaattcctaaataaattttatatatttatatttatttattttaataatattattactaatcaaattaataatattattattaatttattactaatcaaattaataataataatattattaattttattactaatcaaatttatcaattcaatattttattaacAGTTTGACCAAATTAAGGGGTTGACCAACATTTCATGTTAATttggatcaaaattataaataaaaatatttaaaattattataatattattggatttaaaattatattattacaatttttttaaagTAAGGTGTTATCTTCTCTGTGTTTTTAGTCAAAAtaagataaaaatataaaaagttgaaaaaaaaattatggacaagtatattatttattattttataaaaaaaataaatttaagtaagtattttaggttttgtttgaaaataaatattgTGCGAGATCATGACCGTCTATGCTTTTCCAAAATTGAATACACTTCTTTAAATTCATAAGTTTCCTTGAAAGTTACAAATGTTTATAAAAATCTTACAAAAAAATTTATAGAACTCCATGGAATTATTTTCACAACTATATAAGATTCTataaaagttaataaaaatttatgAACTCTACAAAAATCTATCATTAAAAATAAAGTTAATGAAAGAGATTGAATACACCCCGTAAGTATGTTTATGCATGTGATTTATATATATCACCAAATTTCATGACTAAACATAAAGGAATTGTAAAGCTAATAGAaaagtaacttatttaatttttcaacataggaaaataagtttaattttccttttaacatCACTCCTTCATTATTATCTCCTGGATAAGCTTTTCCAAATTTCTCCATGATCCTCCACCAGGTTGGGCTGCCTCAACTGCTTTTTCTTTCCACTCCACCGCTTTCCTCTTCATTTCCTTCCCCTTCTGCCCTTCCATCAGCGCCTTGATCAACCCTTCCACCTCCTCCCTCGTTACATCTTCATCAATTTCCATTCCAATGCCCCATACAGAGCATATGTACCTACGATTAATTTGCTGATCGGCAAAGAAAGGCCAACAGATCATGGGAACCCCTGAGCATATGCTTTCCGTCGTAGAATTCCATCCGCAGTGCGTCAAGAAACCTCCAATTGCAGCATGAGCCAACACCCTCCGCTGTGGGCACCAGCTCGCGAAGAAGCTCCTTCCCTTGGTCATCTCCGAGAACTCCCGTGGCAACAACGCCGCGTCGCCGACCACGAGGTCCGGTCTAATGACCCAAAGAAACGCGCATCCACTGTTGGCCAAACCCCACCCGAACTCCACGGCCTGTTCGCTCGTCAAGCTTGTGAAGCTACCAAAGTTGACGTACAACACGGACCCTGACTCCTTTTCGTCTAACCATTCCATGCATCGCGAGTCCTCTCTCCACATGTTCAGTCCACCGATCGATGAGGTCGATGAATCATCGGGAATGTACTGGGAAACCAGGCACATGGGACCGATATCGAACACCGGCGCCGGCAGCATCGATGAACACGTGCTGAGCAATGGAGATTCTAATTCAGAAAAAGTGTTGAAGATGATTGCCGCGGCTTGGTGAGATGCACGCGCTCCGTCCATGGAAAAGTTGAGCGATGCGTCGTCTCGGTCGGTGGTTCGAATGAAACTAGACAAGTCTCTCAGCCGGACTGTTACCATTCCTGGTATCCAATCAATGACAGTGTCCAGGTACCCATTTGTAAGATCGTCTTCACCTAATTAAGTCATGAATCAACCGCaggctcgattatcttatcaaataaaataaatttgagcACCTCAAATTTTGACTTCTGACTTAACTCGACTCgatttattggatttataaaattataaatataattccACATTATAAAACACGTGAAAAAGATCAtgatttataaagagaaaagatatctttattGACATGAAGTTTTTTATGGAGAGCACAAGAATAAAATCATGAGGGTCTAAATttaaaatggacaatatcatacaaacatagagatatttaaatttttttcgatcctataagtgatatcaaaatCCGGATGATCAGAAAATTTAACCTAAGAGTAAAGAcccaaaataaataatatcatacaaattatagagatatctaaattcttttcaattctGTGACCTAATTAATATATATGACACGTTAATACTTACTTTTCAAAGGGATGAGGCCCTTCTCGATCAAGTCCTTGGAGTAGTACAAGTCCGTGAAGCCACACGCGGCCACTGTGCAGTAGAACACGTTAGGGATCCCCAATTCGGTGGTGGCGTTGAGGGTGAAGGTGGCGAAGGAATCTGAGATGACGCATCTAACGGGTGGGACGCCGGATATGCTCGGATCGTTCAGCGCGGATATGAGCCTGAGGAAAGAAGCAGGGCAGTGCTTTTGGGCGGCGAGAACGCGATTTCTAGCGTCTTCTCTGTATAATTGGTCGCTATCTTCGGGGGCGTCGGAGATGCTGGCGAAGCGGAAGTCAGGGAGGCCGTCGAGAGCGGAGAGTGATCCGCTATGGTTGAGAAGTTGGCGGTGGGCGGACTCGGTGTTGACGAAGGTTATGAAGAAGCCCTTGAAGTGGAGGACTTTGGCCAGGTTGAGCATGGAGTTGATGTGGCCTTGCGAGGGGAGAGCCATGCAGACGAGATGAGTTTTGGTGGAGGAGCGCTCCATCTTTGCCTCGGACAGGACGGCCAATTCAACCTTCGTCTGTGATCTGTCTGGGTCCTGGTATTCTGTAAGCTGCAGTGCCTGCGTAGTGAAGAAGGTCAAGATAAAGGGCAAAAATTAGAAGGCGGCTTATTTTTTATGAGAATAAATAATAGACAAGTGGAaccatatttaattgactaattaagTGAGAGTAAGTAGGACGGATTGGACGGAAGAGTATGCTATTAATTGAGAGTGAGTAGAGAATATAAAATTTGATCTTAATCCAACATATTATCTATTCTTGCGATGGCTTCGTGAATTACCTCATTCAACAATTTTGCATTAGTGTAGTCTTATTTACATCCAATCGTTGTGCAGAGTGGTAAAAGATGATTTGTTTCTCCTTAGCATGTTTGTCAATCAATTTTAGGACTAACGTGAAAAGGACAAATCACGATAATTAAAAAACTAGATGAATGAAGAGCGACTTATATGCGGGGTCAGGAATTATACTCTGTTAATCTTAAGATTCGACCCTCAACTTTAAAGATAATCATTATCCAGCTATCACCTGCAGCATCTCTGTCTCTAGGGGTTGTGCGGCGGTTGAAGTATGTGTATTACCATATaaaattttgagatcaaaatttAATATGTCTGAACATGTCTTTTTCTATATTTTAATCATCTACGTTAATAATTAATAATCATCCATAATTCTCCTTCTCcatattaataatttaactatTTGGAAGCAACATTCTTGAGCAGATAACTTTGATTTATCTTTCTATGTGGTAATTTATTAACCACtcaactttaaaaaataataataacaatatttataaaaatatatatattttaacatAGTTTTTATTAATCTTTTACTCGAATCAAGTGGatgaaaaaattatattagatataaaataaaataaacttagaTTACTCGCAACCTGACTTTGTCGTGACTTGACTTAGATCACAATAAAATCATTCATATAAATATGAAAAAAcacaaaaattaataataagaattattactATAGTAATTTGGCATTCATTATCGGTATttgatttcataattttttttctcttaatccAAAACTTTCTTAGttgattattttacaaaaaaaaataaaaatcactatCATTTAGACTGAAATGAAATTATGTCGGCCTTGTTCTGTATTACTATGGACTAGTTGGATGTTTTCTGAAATCCAAATTTGATTTATCTTCTTTGAATCTGATTTGAGATATGTAATGTTGGGGTGgggaaaatataatttttgttttgATATATCATACATATCATATCGATGTATACCAAACATACTAAT is a window encoding:
- the LOC121979470 gene encoding 7-deoxyloganetin glucosyltransferase-like, whose protein sequence is MERSSTKTHLVCMALPSQGHINSMLNLAKVLHFKGFFITFVNTESAHRQLLNHSGSLSALDGLPDFRFASISDAPEDSDQLYREDARNRVLAAQKHCPASFLRLISALNDPSISGVPPVRCVISDSFATFTLNATTELGIPNVFYCTVAACGFTDLYYSKDLIEKGLIPLKSEDDLTNGYLDTVIDWIPGMVTVRLRDLSSFIRTTDRDDASLNFSMDGARASHQAAAIIFNTFSELESPLLSTCSSMLPAPVFDIGPMCLVSQYIPDDSSTSSIGGLNMWREDSRCMEWLDEKESGSVLYVNFGSFTSLTSEQAVEFGWGLANSGCAFLWVIRPDLVVGDAALLPREFSEMTKGRSFFASWCPQRRVLAHAAIGGFLTHCGWNSTTESICSGVPMICWPFFADQQINRRYICSVWGIGMEIDEDVTREEVEGLIKALMEGQKGKEMKRKAVEWKEKAVEAAQPGGGSWRNLEKLIQEIIMKE